One genomic window of Thalassolituus hydrocarboniclasticus includes the following:
- the metW gene encoding methionine biosynthesis protein MetW, which yields MTVLRDDLAIIQQWVKPDSQVLDLGCGEGSLLSYLKRHKNVRGYGLEINPEKITACIANGVNVIEQDLDKGLSNFEDNSIDTVIMTQALQAVQRPDLLLDEMLRIGEEAIVTFPNFGYWRTRFYLLLKGRMPMSETLPYNWYDTPNIHMCTFRDFEMLCREKGIRILNKTVVDDQHKEHWTIRLWPSMLGEIAVYHITRK from the coding sequence ATGACGGTATTACGCGATGATCTGGCCATTATCCAGCAATGGGTTAAGCCCGACAGTCAGGTACTCGATCTTGGTTGCGGCGAAGGCTCGTTGCTGAGCTACCTGAAGCGTCATAAAAATGTGCGCGGATATGGTCTGGAAATTAATCCGGAAAAAATCACTGCCTGTATTGCCAATGGCGTCAATGTTATCGAACAGGATCTGGATAAAGGTCTGAGTAATTTTGAAGATAACAGCATTGATACCGTCATCATGACCCAGGCGCTGCAAGCGGTGCAGCGCCCGGATTTATTGCTCGATGAAATGCTGCGCATCGGTGAGGAAGCCATTGTTACCTTCCCGAACTTTGGTTACTGGCGTACGCGTTTTTATCTGCTGCTGAAAGGCCGTATGCCAATGTCGGAAACGCTGCCGTATAACTGGTACGACACGCCCAACATTCATATGTGTACCTTCCGCGATTTTGAGATGCTGTGCCGTGAAAAAGGCATCCGCATCCTTAATAAAACCGTGGTCGATGACCAGCATAAAGAACACTGGACGATTCGCCTGTGGCCGTCCATGCTGGGTGAAATTGCCGTTTATCACATCACAAGGAAATGA
- the rdgB gene encoding RdgB/HAM1 family non-canonical purine NTP pyrophosphatase: MNKIVLASGNAGKLREFSALFDTHFAGLNIELIPQTQLNVIEAEETGLSFVENAILKARNACAATGLPALADDSGLEVDALQGAPGIYSARYAAAGDGFGQGDSANNAKLLAALKDVPEAQRTARFQCVLVYMRHAADPTPQVFQGCWEGRILTAPEGSDGFGYDPLFFVPGEGCAAASLNKERKNQLSHRGQAIQQLLARWHV, translated from the coding sequence ATGAACAAAATAGTACTCGCCAGCGGTAATGCCGGAAAACTGCGGGAATTTTCCGCACTGTTCGACACCCATTTTGCCGGACTGAATATTGAGCTGATTCCGCAAACTCAGCTTAATGTGATTGAGGCCGAAGAAACCGGCCTCAGTTTTGTTGAAAATGCCATTCTTAAGGCACGCAATGCCTGCGCCGCTACCGGTCTGCCGGCACTGGCCGATGACTCCGGTCTGGAAGTCGATGCCCTGCAGGGCGCACCGGGTATCTACAGTGCCCGTTATGCCGCAGCCGGCGATGGTTTCGGCCAGGGCGACAGTGCCAATAATGCCAAGCTGCTGGCGGCACTTAAAGATGTTCCTGAGGCGCAGCGTACTGCCCGTTTCCAGTGCGTACTGGTGTATATGCGTCATGCCGCCGACCCGACGCCACAGGTGTTTCAGGGGTGCTGGGAAGGGCGTATTTTAACCGCACCGGAAGGCAGTGATGGCTTTGGCTATGATCCGCTGTTCTTTGTGCCGGGCGAAGGCTGTGCTGCAGCCAGTCTGAATAAAGAACGTAAAAATCAGCTTTCTCACCGTGGTCAGGCGATTCAGCAGCTTCTGGCGCGCTGGCACGTCTGA
- a CDS encoding DUF4426 domain-containing protein: protein MKALTQVFTACLFTLCAAFSPLLLAADRGEQKKVFGDYEIHYIGLNSSFLPPEAAEAYGITRSRALGYISVSILHNEDGSDVPVAVSGTVTGTIRNLIGQSRELEFQEIKETNAVYYITTFRFDDEDMYNVNLKATPEGQSRTFDVKFSQRFYEE from the coding sequence ATGAAAGCACTGACTCAGGTTTTTACAGCATGTTTATTCACCCTGTGTGCCGCCTTCAGCCCGTTGCTGCTGGCCGCCGACCGTGGTGAACAGAAAAAGGTATTCGGTGACTACGAAATTCACTATATCGGCCTTAACTCCAGCTTCCTGCCGCCGGAAGCGGCTGAAGCCTATGGCATCACCCGTTCACGGGCGCTGGGCTATATCAGTGTATCGATTCTGCATAATGAAGATGGCAGCGATGTGCCGGTGGCGGTCAGCGGTACAGTGACCGGTACTATCCGTAATCTGATTGGCCAGAGCCGCGAGCTGGAATTTCAGGAAATCAAAGAAACCAACGCGGTGTATTACATCACCACTTTCCGTTTCGATGATGAAGACATGTATAACGTTAACCTGAAAGCGACGCCGGAAGGCCAGAGCCGCACCTTTGATGTGAAATTCAGCCAGCGGTTTTACGAAGAATGA
- the metX gene encoding homoserine O-succinyltransferase MetX, whose protein sequence is MPDVIPDDSVGLVTPQLQHFDQPLTLRSGRVLPQYDLMYETYGSLNADKSNAVLICHALSGDHHAAGYHSMDDKKPGWWDTAIGPGKAIDTNHFFVVALNNLGGCSGSTGPTSINPESGEVYGPDFPIMAVRDWVNSQARLADVLGIQQWAAVVGGSLGGMQVLRWSIQFPERVRHAVVIASAPKLSAQNIAFNEVARQAIAKDPDFHDGWYHKFGTIPKSGLMQARMLGHLTYLSDDAMRQKFGRELKEGKLNYSFAPEFEVESYLHYQGEKFSTRFDANTYMLMTKALDYFDPAADFDNDLVKCLSRSQCDYLVVSFTTDWRFSPARSEEIVNALMHADKNVSYACIESENGHDAFLLPIPRYMDIFKAYMQRVASGLGVEGKA, encoded by the coding sequence ATGCCGGATGTTATTCCCGACGACTCCGTCGGTCTGGTCACTCCCCAGTTACAGCATTTTGATCAGCCACTGACTTTGCGCAGTGGCCGGGTTCTGCCGCAGTACGATCTGATGTACGAAACCTATGGCAGCCTGAACGCCGATAAATCCAACGCGGTGCTGATCTGTCACGCCCTGAGTGGCGATCATCACGCCGCCGGTTACCACAGCATGGACGATAAAAAGCCCGGCTGGTGGGATACCGCCATCGGTCCCGGCAAAGCCATCGATACCAACCACTTTTTTGTGGTGGCGCTGAATAATTTAGGCGGCTGCTCAGGTTCGACCGGCCCGACCAGCATCAATCCGGAAAGCGGTGAAGTGTACGGCCCGGATTTTCCGATTATGGCGGTGCGTGACTGGGTAAACAGTCAGGCGCGGCTGGCCGATGTGCTGGGTATTCAGCAATGGGCCGCCGTGGTTGGTGGTTCGCTGGGTGGCATGCAGGTATTGCGCTGGTCGATTCAGTTTCCTGAGCGCGTACGCCATGCGGTGGTGATTGCTTCGGCACCGAAATTATCGGCGCAGAATATTGCCTTTAACGAAGTCGCACGTCAGGCCATTGCCAAAGATCCGGATTTCCATGACGGCTGGTATCACAAATTCGGCACCATCCCGAAATCCGGTCTGATGCAGGCGCGCATGCTGGGGCACTTAACCTATCTGTCAGATGATGCGATGCGGCAGAAATTCGGCCGTGAGCTGAAAGAAGGCAAACTGAATTACAGCTTTGCGCCGGAATTTGAGGTGGAAAGCTACCTGCATTATCAGGGCGAAAAATTCAGTACGCGCTTTGATGCCAATACCTACATGCTGATGACCAAAGCACTGGATTATTTTGATCCGGCCGCCGATTTTGATAACGATCTGGTGAAATGTCTGAGCCGCTCGCAGTGCGACTATCTGGTGGTTTCTTTTACTACCGACTGGCGTTTCTCTCCGGCGCGTTCGGAAGAAATTGTGAATGCCCTGATGCACGCCGATAAAAACGTCAGTTATGCCTGCATCGAATCGGAAAACGGCCATGATGCTTTCCTGCTGCCGATTCCGCGTTATATGGATATTTTCAAAGCCTATATGCAACGTGTGGCAAGTGGTCTTGGCGTGGAGGGGAAAGCATGA